Proteins encoded by one window of Agrobacterium vitis:
- a CDS encoding amidohydrolase family protein translates to MTQAIAMPDNPGTDCIIEAGTVLTGLEAGTGLTGLGADGKMTMRHDVGIRVEKGMIAQIGPMEAVGYGNDHLPRFGSRRMIAMPGLVNAHHHFGVTPLMQGVPFAPLELWLPQFRAMRRINQRLDTLYSAIEMLESGTTTVQHIHSGFSGTPDSWMQTAEATISAYGEIGMRLGYCFMIRDRNILSYEPDADILSRLPAKVRDWIAPQLAAADIPVSRLMEFYTDLRARFMEGSPQHIRMNLAPANLHWCSDNALQTIFETAKAAGGQVHMHLLETERQAEFARRTYGRSAVQHLQKLQCLDANVTLGHGNWMSGEDLDIIASCGCTICHNASSGLRLGSGIAPINEMRRRGIPVALGIDQSNIADDRDMTLEMKLVWALHRETGLWNDRPDAGAVLQMASEHGAASAGFGGFTGRLEPGWQADIVLMDKDRIARPAINPKTPPVEALLHRGGRHAIEQVFVGGRLVVDGGRVTTVDRDAVMAEIETILSRPETSAERDAWQAVEALLPYLETSLRQLGLGADYRPYRYNSMSDQ, encoded by the coding sequence ATGACACAGGCCATTGCGATGCCGGACAATCCCGGCACAGATTGCATCATCGAGGCCGGCACCGTGCTGACCGGCCTTGAGGCCGGCACCGGGCTGACCGGGCTTGGCGCGGATGGCAAAATGACCATGCGCCACGATGTCGGCATCCGCGTCGAGAAGGGCATGATCGCCCAGATCGGGCCGATGGAAGCGGTCGGCTATGGCAACGACCACCTGCCACGCTTTGGCTCGCGCCGGATGATTGCCATGCCGGGCCTCGTCAACGCGCACCACCATTTCGGTGTGACGCCGCTGATGCAAGGCGTGCCTTTTGCGCCGCTGGAATTGTGGCTGCCGCAATTTCGCGCCATGCGCCGCATCAACCAGCGGCTGGATACGCTTTATTCGGCCATCGAAATGCTGGAAAGCGGTACGACGACCGTGCAGCACATCCATAGCGGCTTTTCCGGCACGCCGGATAGCTGGATGCAGACGGCAGAAGCAACCATCTCGGCCTATGGCGAAATCGGCATGCGACTCGGCTATTGTTTCATGATCCGCGACCGCAATATTCTGTCCTACGAGCCGGATGCGGATATCTTGAGCCGCCTGCCCGCCAAGGTGCGAGACTGGATTGCGCCACAGCTGGCCGCTGCCGATATTCCCGTCTCCCGGCTGATGGAATTCTACACCGATCTGCGCGCCCGTTTCATGGAGGGTAGCCCACAACATATCCGCATGAATCTAGCGCCCGCCAATCTGCACTGGTGCAGCGATAATGCCTTGCAGACGATTTTCGAAACGGCCAAGGCGGCTGGTGGCCAGGTTCACATGCATCTACTCGAAACCGAGCGGCAGGCGGAATTTGCCCGGCGCACCTATGGCCGCAGCGCGGTCCAGCATCTGCAAAAACTGCAATGCCTTGATGCCAATGTGACGCTTGGGCACGGCAACTGGATGAGCGGCGAGGATCTCGACATCATCGCCTCCTGCGGCTGTACCATCTGCCACAATGCCTCTTCCGGCCTCAGGCTCGGCAGCGGGATTGCGCCGATCAACGAGATGCGGCGGCGCGGCATTCCAGTGGCCCTCGGCATCGACCAGTCGAATATTGCCGACGACCGCGACATGACGCTGGAAATGAAACTGGTCTGGGCGCTGCACCGGGAAACCGGGCTCTGGAACGACAGGCCGGATGCGGGCGCGGTACTGCAAATGGCCAGCGAACATGGCGCGGCCTCTGCCGGGTTCGGTGGATTTACCGGACGCCTCGAACCCGGCTGGCAGGCCGATATCGTGCTGATGGACAAAGACCGCATCGCCCGCCCAGCTATCAACCCGAAAACGCCGCCCGTGGAAGCCCTGCTGCATCGCGGCGGGCGTCATGCCATAGAACAGGTTTTCGTCGGTGGGCGGCTGGTCGTCGATGGCGGGCGCGTGACAACCGTGGACCGCGATGCGGTCATGGCGGAAATCGAGACCATTCTATCGCGTCCGGAAACATCAGCGGAACGGGACGCCTGGCAGGCGGTTGAGGCGCTGCTGCCGTATCTCGAAACCAGCCTGCGCCAGCTTGGCCTTGGGGCTGATTATCGCCCCTACCGCTACAACTCAATGTCGGATCAGTAA
- a CDS encoding questin oxidase family protein translates to MMAPAKAAAVEALLAEMPAWGSEFTGTFANHAPMVLCALAEIGGTPAQMRRFFDHYKTYKKLLPFGQPSTPLDAESWRSVLGQREREPDLRLFFSAEVSRLGIEAALKHYLPDLAPGVAASAFHALMRTAYGVLRQNEDDIAIALAYWAATYLALPPATGASPVTDDPAEVLRRVTLIAPMHTLTLHDLLWQNMRDAAALPDFVPVVDWLEIGSDTMEKMADVAIRLFAATQHFAALHVVTGLHWIRLLTPICDRQTQGTLLRVFWQAIAALMRELDFPTLPPEEEISRWRALPAPDWPEIFAAAAASYDEHDISLAYSAAQEMTIYADPLYRVAAARRLGLIGDYRI, encoded by the coding sequence ATGATGGCGCCAGCCAAAGCAGCGGCGGTCGAGGCACTGCTCGCCGAAATGCCCGCCTGGGGATCGGAATTTACCGGCACCTTCGCCAACCACGCCCCGATGGTGCTCTGTGCCCTGGCCGAAATTGGCGGCACACCTGCCCAGATGCGCCGCTTTTTCGACCATTATAAAACCTATAAAAAACTCCTGCCCTTCGGCCAGCCATCCACGCCGCTCGATGCAGAAAGCTGGCGTTCTGTGCTGGGTCAACGGGAGCGGGAGCCGGATCTGCGGCTGTTTTTTTCCGCTGAAGTCTCCCGGCTGGGAATAGAGGCAGCGCTCAAGCACTATCTGCCGGATCTGGCACCGGGCGTGGCGGCAAGCGCCTTCCACGCCCTGATGCGCACGGCCTATGGCGTGTTGCGCCAAAACGAAGATGATATCGCCATTGCGCTTGCCTATTGGGCGGCGACCTATCTGGCGCTGCCACCTGCGACCGGCGCAAGCCCTGTAACCGATGATCCGGCAGAAGTGCTGCGCCGGGTGACGCTGATCGCCCCCATGCACACGCTGACGCTTCATGATCTTCTGTGGCAGAACATGCGTGACGCCGCTGCCCTGCCGGATTTTGTTCCTGTTGTAGACTGGCTAGAGATCGGCTCCGATACGATGGAAAAAATGGCTGATGTCGCCATCCGCTTATTTGCGGCCACCCAGCATTTCGCCGCTCTGCATGTGGTCACGGGCCTGCATTGGATACGCCTGCTCACCCCCATTTGCGACCGACAAACCCAGGGCACCCTGCTGCGGGTGTTCTGGCAGGCGATTGCGGCGCTGATGCGGGAACTGGACTTTCCAACCCTGCCGCCGGAGGAGGAGATCTCGCGCTGGCGTGCGCTGCCCGCCCCGGATTGGCCGGAGATTTTTGCAGCAGCAGCTGCCAGCTATGACGAACACGATATCAGCCTTGCCTATTCGGCAGCGCAGGAAATGACGATCTATGCAGACCCGCTCTATCGCGTTGCCGCGGCGCGGCGTCTCGGCCTGATTGGAGACTATCGGATATGA
- a CDS encoding creatininase family protein — protein sequence MIRSFYWVDHSTQAFGERDLSKTVMVLPIAAVEQHGPHLPVDVDAAINAEIIRRTVERLQPDTDVLFLPPMTVGKSDEHIAFPGTLAISGETLRHVWLDLARSVKRAGAAKLILFNSHGGQMALMDIICRDIRIELGMLAVSCSWFRIAPVEDLFSRDEIDHGIHGGDIETSMMLAIAPERVAMDKAEDFIPLTVAIAKAGSMLTAEGAVGFGWQAQDLHPAGVCGNAANATAQKGQIVLDRAADGLVGLIAATQAFDLSQLTSQTRFSNPC from the coding sequence ATGATCAGGTCTTTCTACTGGGTGGATCATTCAACCCAAGCCTTTGGCGAACGGGATCTCTCAAAAACTGTGATGGTACTTCCCATCGCCGCTGTCGAGCAGCACGGTCCGCATCTGCCCGTCGATGTCGATGCGGCCATCAATGCGGAGATCATCCGGCGCACGGTGGAACGCTTGCAGCCCGACACCGACGTCCTGTTCCTGCCGCCTATGACGGTCGGGAAATCCGACGAGCACATCGCCTTCCCCGGCACGCTGGCAATCTCCGGCGAAACCCTGCGCCACGTCTGGCTGGATCTGGCCCGCAGCGTCAAGCGTGCGGGTGCGGCGAAATTGATTCTGTTCAATTCCCATGGCGGCCAGATGGCGCTGATGGACATCATCTGCCGCGATATCCGTATCGAGCTTGGCATGTTGGCGGTTTCCTGTTCCTGGTTCCGCATCGCGCCGGTGGAGGATCTATTTTCGCGCGACGAAATCGACCACGGCATCCATGGCGGCGACATCGAAACCAGCATGATGCTGGCAATCGCGCCGGAGCGGGTGGCCATGGACAAAGCCGAGGATTTCATCCCCCTGACGGTGGCGATTGCTAAGGCCGGTAGCATGTTGACGGCAGAAGGTGCCGTGGGTTTCGGCTGGCAAGCCCAGGACCTGCATCCGGCTGGCGTCTGCGGCAATGCCGCCAATGCAACGGCCCAGAAGGGTCAGATCGTGCTTGATCGCGCCGCCGATGGACTTGTCGGCCTGATTGCCGCGACACAGGCCTTCGATCTTTCGCAACTTACATCGCAGACGCGCTTTTCGAACCCGTGTTGA
- a CDS encoding SidA/IucD/PvdA family monooxygenase yields the protein MLDPLPDAVAALARLKDAARADLAALAYPAAPWLAPLPVSTLSVCDVAIVGGGQSAITIAAALKWDGVQQIRLFDSAPAGAEGPWTTFARMEELRTPKTAVGNEFNVANLSVRRWFETRYGLKAWQTLGRIPRTDWKAYLDWYAEVFDIAITNETSVTDVSPEGDLMAVTTLRQGHVERHLARAVVLATGFDGAGAWRVPHFISDALPSQRYDHTNGPVDFHRLKGKRIGILGHGASAFDNAVTALNSGAASVDLCFRRTRLPRTNPHRALEAPPLLSGFGALSDQTRWQIARFFRSTDQPPPVRAFETAMALPGFTLRPATPWLEVCEKDGAVSVKTPDGMLVFDHLLLATGMDVDLSARPELKTLAPKVALWGEHFTPPAGEEDARLSQLPYLDPYYAFLPKAPEDSWVSRVFAFNSASFVSHGPHSTSISGHRYALPRVVRGIERRLLLDQEQAILPGLEAYCSQDLPVSDDFEADIAARNAARMMEKAS from the coding sequence ATGCTTGATCCTCTCCCCGACGCCGTGGCCGCACTTGCCCGGTTGAAAGACGCTGCAAGGGCCGATCTTGCCGCCCTCGCCTATCCGGCGGCGCCCTGGCTTGCGCCACTGCCCGTCTCGACCCTATCCGTCTGCGATGTCGCCATCGTTGGCGGGGGACAGTCGGCGATCACCATTGCGGCGGCGCTGAAATGGGATGGGGTCCAGCAGATCCGCCTGTTCGACAGCGCTCCGGCTGGCGCGGAAGGGCCATGGACGACCTTTGCCCGCATGGAAGAATTGCGCACCCCCAAAACGGCGGTGGGCAACGAATTCAACGTCGCCAATCTCTCGGTGCGCCGCTGGTTCGAAACCCGCTATGGGCTCAAAGCCTGGCAGACGCTGGGTCGCATCCCCCGCACCGATTGGAAGGCCTATCTGGACTGGTATGCCGAGGTTTTCGACATTGCCATTACCAATGAGACGAGCGTGACGGATGTGTCGCCCGAAGGCGATCTGATGGCCGTCACCACTCTGCGGCAGGGACATGTCGAGCGCCATCTGGCGCGGGCCGTGGTTCTGGCCACCGGCTTTGATGGCGCAGGCGCCTGGCGGGTACCGCACTTCATTTCAGACGCTTTGCCATCGCAGCGCTACGATCATACCAATGGACCGGTGGATTTCCATCGCTTGAAAGGCAAGCGGATCGGCATTCTCGGTCACGGCGCTTCGGCCTTCGACAATGCCGTCACCGCGCTGAACAGCGGTGCTGCCTCGGTCGATCTCTGCTTTCGCCGGACACGGCTGCCGCGCACCAATCCGCATCGCGCACTGGAAGCACCACCGCTTCTCAGTGGTTTTGGGGCGCTGTCCGACCAAACCCGCTGGCAAATTGCCCGGTTTTTCCGCAGTACCGACCAGCCGCCACCGGTGCGCGCCTTTGAGACGGCAATGGCCCTGCCGGGCTTTACCCTGCGCCCCGCCACACCGTGGCTGGAAGTGTGTGAAAAGGACGGCGCCGTCTCGGTGAAAACGCCCGATGGCATGCTGGTCTTCGATCACCTGTTGCTGGCAACCGGCATGGATGTCGATCTCTCAGCGCGCCCGGAATTGAAAACGCTGGCTCCAAAGGTTGCGCTTTGGGGTGAACACTTCACGCCTCCCGCCGGAGAGGAAGATGCGCGGCTGTCGCAACTGCCCTATCTCGACCCCTATTACGCCTTCCTGCCGAAGGCACCGGAAGACAGCTGGGTCAGCCGGGTTTTTGCCTTCAACAGCGCGAGTTTCGTCAGCCATGGCCCGCATTCCACCTCGATCAGCGGCCATCGCTATGCGCTGCCAAGGGTGGTGCGCGGCATCGAGCGCCGGTTGCTGCTGGATCAAGAACAGGCCATCCTGCCGGGGCTGGAGGCCTATTGCTCGCAGGACCTGCCGGTCAGTGATGATTTCGAAGCTGATATTGCTGCCCGAAATGCAGCACGGATGATGGAAAAAGCATCATGA
- a CDS encoding ABC transporter permease, with amino-acid sequence MNRRIILTLGLGVGFFYLPIIVLALFSFNASSLMAFPLSGFTLSWYKDLFGNATFLNGFLTSFLISQPVGILAALIGLCAALALASPRLAFRPVFIFLIILPFLVPKTVLSIAQAMLMNWIGLGRGAGALIAAQTLIAIPFATTIIAATVIRLDKRLEDAARDLGATPWQSFRRIVVPQLKGAIGAAYSIGVILSLADLTISMFLAGRTQPLSLIVASQFRRELKPDLNAMQVVVLLLTAVIVIVSELYRRNRNKHSVSGPSDHA; translated from the coding sequence ATGAACCGGCGGATCATCCTGACTCTTGGCCTCGGCGTCGGCTTCTTCTATCTCCCGATCATCGTACTGGCGCTGTTTTCCTTCAATGCCTCCAGCCTGATGGCCTTTCCCTTAAGCGGCTTCACGCTGTCGTGGTACAAAGACCTGTTCGGCAATGCGACCTTTCTGAATGGCTTCCTGACCAGTTTCCTGATCTCCCAGCCGGTCGGCATCCTGGCGGCATTGATCGGACTTTGCGCGGCCCTGGCACTGGCCTCGCCCAGGCTGGCCTTTCGCCCGGTCTTCATCTTTCTGATCATCCTGCCGTTTCTGGTGCCAAAAACCGTATTGTCGATTGCCCAGGCCATGTTGATGAACTGGATAGGGCTGGGGCGCGGGGCGGGTGCGCTGATCGCCGCGCAAACATTGATCGCCATCCCCTTTGCCACCACCATCATTGCCGCCACCGTCATCCGTCTTGACAAACGGCTGGAAGATGCCGCCCGCGATCTGGGGGCCACCCCCTGGCAAAGCTTTCGGCGGATCGTGGTGCCGCAGTTGAAGGGTGCCATCGGTGCGGCCTATTCCATCGGTGTCATCCTGTCGCTGGCCGATCTGACCATTTCGATGTTTCTCGCCGGTCGCACCCAGCCGCTGTCGCTGATCGTCGCCTCACAATTCCGGCGCGAGCTGAAGCCCGACCTCAATGCCATGCAGGTCGTGGTGCTTTTGCTGACAGCCGTGATCGTCATTGTCAGCGAGCTTTATCGCCGCAATCGGAACAAACACAGTGTTTCAGGACCCTCAGACCATGCTTGA
- a CDS encoding ABC transporter permease yields MTLALNRAHLALPVSLLLVLGCLLPLMLLVAFSLFTVDLDAFVMVPALSLHSWGQMMSNPVFALLIGKAVLSGLVTALLAAVLGYPIALAMSRLPIAWKGIAQIVLLTPLYTGEIVRIYAWRVVLGSEGLVNAVLKGLGLVDQPVKFLLFSPFTTHLVLLYDTLPFMVLPIWISTELIDRRLIEAARDLGARPLDAFTRVIFPLTTPGLAVGLLAVFALAAGDMLTPSMLGGTSGATPMAMIDNLFGTAFDWPLASALALSLLIALFATASAMAWLLLRLKGARAVLQGGLK; encoded by the coding sequence ATGACGCTCGCCCTCAACCGTGCGCATCTGGCGCTTCCCGTCTCGCTGCTGCTGGTCCTGGGCTGTCTGTTGCCGTTGATGCTGTTGGTGGCCTTCAGTCTGTTCACGGTGGATCTGGATGCTTTCGTCATGGTGCCGGCCCTCTCCCTGCACAGCTGGGGGCAGATGATGTCCAATCCGGTCTTTGCCCTGTTGATCGGCAAGGCGGTTCTATCAGGACTGGTCACCGCTCTTCTGGCGGCAGTGCTCGGTTATCCCATTGCGCTTGCCATGTCCCGGCTGCCTATCGCCTGGAAGGGCATTGCCCAGATCGTATTGCTGACGCCGCTTTATACCGGCGAAATCGTCCGCATCTATGCCTGGCGTGTGGTTCTGGGCTCGGAAGGGCTGGTCAATGCGGTGTTGAAAGGGCTTGGTCTGGTCGATCAACCCGTCAAATTCCTGTTGTTTTCGCCTTTCACCACCCATCTCGTTCTTCTCTACGACACGCTGCCCTTCATGGTGCTGCCAATCTGGATTTCGACCGAATTGATTGATCGACGATTGATCGAAGCCGCCCGCGATCTCGGTGCCAGACCGCTCGATGCCTTCACACGGGTAATCTTCCCGCTGACAACGCCAGGCCTTGCCGTCGGGCTGCTGGCAGTCTTTGCGCTCGCCGCCGGTGACATGCTGACACCAAGCATGCTGGGTGGCACCTCCGGCGCAACCCCGATGGCGATGATCGACAACCTGTTCGGCACGGCTTTCGACTGGCCACTCGCCTCAGCCCTGGCGCTGAGCCTGCTAATCGCGCTGTTTGCAACGGCAAGCGCTATGGCCTGGCTGCTGCTGCGGCTGAAAGGCGCGCGGGCTGTCCTGCAAGGGGGCTTAAAATGA
- a CDS encoding ABC transporter ATP-binding protein, whose protein sequence is MTQAWDTTAPDQNAGTGLPMLLSARGLVKSYGRNRAVDGVDLDIPERAFTTFLGPSGCGKTTILRMIGGFEAPDAGSLVLDGRSLAGVPPERRPVNTVFQNYALFPHLTVFENVAFSLTLRRGAQDPAPRVKRALDAVHMGEFTSRYPHQLSGGQQQRVAVARAIIAEPHLLLLDEPLSALDRKMRGHLQIELKDLQRRLGIAFVYVTHDQEEAFALSDIVVVMNKGKIAQKADPVTLYARPSDTFVADFIGSASLVEGEVLALDTETATIGTPLGTITTSAIHGLAKGERAALVIRPEHLRLDTTDGHSSTTLALTGLALTGKVRHVVFKGDRYLIEADISGVTVRLMADRPAEPGSTITMALDTASCFITRLAS, encoded by the coding sequence ATGACGCAGGCATGGGATACGACAGCACCGGACCAAAACGCGGGAACCGGTTTGCCAATGCTCTTGTCCGCAAGAGGCCTCGTCAAGTCCTATGGCCGCAACCGTGCGGTCGATGGCGTGGATCTGGACATTCCAGAGCGCGCCTTCACCACCTTTCTCGGCCCCTCCGGCTGCGGTAAGACGACGATCCTGCGGATGATCGGCGGTTTCGAGGCCCCGGATGCCGGGTCGCTGGTTCTCGACGGGCGCTCACTGGCGGGCGTGCCGCCGGAGCGGCGACCGGTCAATACGGTGTTCCAGAATTATGCGCTGTTTCCGCATCTGACCGTGTTCGAGAATGTCGCCTTTTCGCTCACCCTGCGCCGTGGCGCGCAGGACCCGGCACCGCGTGTGAAGCGGGCTCTGGACGCCGTCCACATGGGCGAATTCACCAGCCGCTATCCGCATCAGCTGTCCGGTGGCCAGCAGCAGCGCGTGGCGGTGGCCCGCGCCATCATCGCCGAGCCGCATCTGCTGCTTCTCGATGAGCCGCTTTCGGCATTGGACCGCAAGATGCGCGGGCATTTGCAGATCGAGCTGAAAGACCTACAACGGCGCCTCGGCATTGCTTTCGTCTATGTCACCCATGACCAGGAAGAAGCGTTTGCGCTTTCGGATATCGTCGTGGTGATGAACAAGGGCAAGATCGCCCAGAAAGCCGACCCGGTGACGCTGTATGCCCGCCCGTCCGACACGTTCGTGGCGGATTTCATCGGCTCGGCGAGCCTGGTGGAGGGCGAGGTCCTGGCGCTTGATACGGAGACGGCAACCATCGGGACACCGCTTGGAACCATCACCACTTCAGCCATCCATGGTCTTGCGAAAGGCGAACGCGCCGCCCTGGTGATCAGGCCTGAACATTTGCGGCTTGACACGACGGATGGACATTCATCGACAACGCTAGCTCTCACGGGGCTAGCTCTCACAGGGAAAGTGCGGCATGTCGTCTTCAAGGGCGACCGTTACCTGATCGAGGCGGACATATCAGGCGTAACGGTGCGGTTGATGGCCGACCGGCCAGCGGAACCGGGCTCGACAATCACGATGGCGCTCGACACTGCTTCATGCTTCATCACGAGGCTTGCATCATGA
- a CDS encoding extracellular solute-binding protein, translating to MKRTGITRRDVLAGMAAGAAAGVVSNAGIARAAVSDMVWATWDSNGHPEYVAGFEKETGVKVKLSYLSSEDAQFAALKTGAAADWDMINPSLNGSWRYIKAGLLKELDLSKIPNASLMYDVFKSTPKVMDDAGKTFAIPYLWGLNPIVYRKDKFDKEPDYTTLFDAKYSGQLAMRDYALESIAIAGLVAGVPRDKVFMMEAKELAEAKKLLITQKPLLRTYWQTIGDLTNLFATGEVSCAFSWRVPYDELQAKLPMGMAKPKAGVMGWCDCFGMPANLSPEKTEIGYKFINYLLGPSYSTDVARIGHYATTSSVIRDKLSHEEQATIFVDDMDVMKSFMWPVAPPNYSDWLKIWNEVKAS from the coding sequence ATGAAACGGACAGGTATCACACGGCGTGACGTGCTGGCGGGAATGGCGGCGGGTGCTGCCGCAGGGGTGGTTTCAAACGCGGGCATCGCACGCGCCGCAGTCTCCGACATGGTCTGGGCAACCTGGGACTCCAATGGCCATCCCGAATATGTCGCCGGCTTCGAAAAGGAAACCGGCGTCAAGGTCAAGCTTTCCTATCTCTCCAGTGAAGACGCGCAGTTTGCCGCGTTGAAAACCGGGGCCGCCGCCGATTGGGACATGATCAATCCGTCGCTGAACGGCAGTTGGCGCTATATCAAGGCCGGTCTGCTGAAGGAGCTGGACCTGTCGAAAATTCCCAATGCCAGTCTGATGTATGATGTCTTCAAATCCACGCCGAAGGTGATGGACGATGCCGGCAAGACCTTTGCCATTCCCTACCTCTGGGGCCTGAACCCGATTGTCTACCGCAAGGACAAGTTCGACAAGGAGCCTGATTATACTACGCTCTTTGATGCGAAATATTCCGGCCAGCTCGCCATGCGCGATTACGCCCTGGAATCCATCGCCATCGCCGGATTGGTTGCCGGTGTGCCGCGTGACAAAGTGTTCATGATGGAGGCCAAGGAACTGGCCGAGGCGAAGAAACTGCTGATTACCCAGAAACCGCTGTTGCGCACCTACTGGCAGACCATCGGCGACCTGACCAATCTCTTTGCCACCGGTGAAGTGTCCTGTGCCTTCTCCTGGCGCGTACCTTATGACGAGTTGCAGGCCAAGCTGCCGATGGGCATGGCCAAGCCGAAGGCTGGCGTGATGGGCTGGTGCGACTGCTTCGGCATGCCTGCCAATCTTTCGCCGGAAAAAACCGAGATCGGCTATAAATTCATCAATTATCTGCTTGGACCGAGCTATTCCACCGATGTGGCCCGGATCGGTCATTACGCCACCACCTCCTCCGTCATCCGAGACAAGCTTTCGCATGAGGAACAGGCGACGATCTTCGTAGACGATATGGACGTGATGAAATCCTTCATGTGGCCGGTGGCGCCGCCCAATTATTCCGACTGGCTGAAAATCTGGAACGAAGTCAAGGCGAGTTGA
- a CDS encoding LysR family transcriptional regulator, producing the protein MSEQAYANLDIRMMRTLRLLLTECSVSRTADLLGQAQPTVSLTLKRLRDIFQDPLLVRSGSALVPTERGMALRSAMNDILGRIDTHLISPTAFDPAVSVRHFRVVASNCLGTVFMPQLIGAITDMAPGISIDASPMPSQDDLLSGLSEGRIDAVIGNWPHPPEHLRIAPMLKTDIVCMVRSTHRFARRDRDRIRLDEYLEESHLSPTSERDAQFSPIDGRLLDLGVKRHIRATVPEYSIAPYVLARSDLVFTTGRHFAEQVAQTFPFAVLDAPVELGQMHFYTLWHDRKHHAPDQAWLRRMIKNACAEIQALDRVSPLPLPPVRHMHSSRQPSWQPG; encoded by the coding sequence ATGTCAGAGCAAGCCTATGCAAATCTCGATATCCGCATGATGCGCACCCTGCGCTTGCTGCTGACGGAATGCAGCGTATCGCGTACAGCCGATCTACTGGGCCAGGCGCAGCCGACCGTCAGCCTGACCCTGAAGCGACTGCGCGATATTTTTCAGGACCCGCTGCTGGTGCGTTCCGGCAGTGCGCTGGTGCCGACCGAGCGCGGGATGGCACTGCGCTCGGCCATGAATGACATTCTCGGTCGGATCGATACCCACCTGATTTCTCCGACCGCTTTCGATCCCGCCGTATCCGTTCGTCATTTTCGCGTGGTTGCCAGCAATTGTCTCGGCACCGTCTTCATGCCGCAATTGATCGGCGCGATCACCGACATGGCCCCCGGCATTTCCATCGACGCCTCCCCGATGCCATCGCAAGACGATCTTCTGTCGGGATTGTCGGAGGGCCGGATCGACGCGGTGATCGGCAATTGGCCCCACCCGCCGGAGCACCTGCGCATCGCACCGATGCTGAAGACGGATATCGTCTGCATGGTCAGATCCACGCATCGTTTTGCCCGACGCGACCGGGATCGCATTCGGCTTGATGAATATCTCGAGGAAAGCCATCTGTCGCCGACGTCAGAACGCGATGCGCAATTCAGCCCCATTGATGGACGGTTGCTCGATCTCGGCGTGAAACGGCATATCCGCGCCACGGTGCCGGAATATTCCATCGCGCCTTACGTGCTGGCCCGCTCAGACCTCGTCTTCACCACCGGACGGCATTTTGCCGAACAGGTGGCGCAAACCTTCCCCTTTGCGGTGCTGGACGCTCCGGTGGAATTGGGGCAGATGCATTTCTATACGCTCTGGCACGACCGCAAACATCATGCGCCCGACCAGGCATGGCTGCGCCGGATGATCAAGAATGCCTGTGCCGAGATACAAGCGCTCGACCGCGTCAGCCCCCTGCCTCTCCCGCCGGTGCGCCACATGCACTCCAGTCGGCAGCCCAGCTGGCAACCAGGCTGA